The Tenuifilum thalassicum genome includes the window TAAAATTGTCAGCATCGCGATGCTTCCATAGCAACGGACGGCCATCGGGTGTAACCTTGCCACTAATTATGGCTGTAGTGCATGCTAAACCTGAATTAAAAGAAACTATACTAAACGCGAGAATTGCAGTAATGAAAGTCCGTTTCATAACGAAATGTTTTAAACAGATGCAAGATAATAATTTTTAGGGTGATATAACAAGTCAAAATAGATACAGCCCCATTAAATCAACACTTTTGAAGCAGGACAAGGGTTTCAACATGGTGTGTTTGTGGGAAAAAATCAAAGGGTATGCAACGTACCACATCGTAACCATTTTGAGCTAAGTATGAAATGTTCTTTGAGAGAGTTCCTGGGCTACAGGAAAGATATGCAATTCTGTCTGGTTTTCCTTCAGCAATAATCCAATCCAGCACCTCCACTTCAAGGCCTGTTCGTGGCGGGTTAACGTAGAGCACAACACTTTTCCCTTCCATGCGTTTTTCATTTACCCAATCCCTTACCTGTGGTACACGATGCCTGCAGGCGCCCCTCAAAACAGTTGCATCGGGAACATTAATACGAGCACACTCAACTGCTTCGCCACCTAATTCCACACCAATTACTGATGCGCCTTGCCTAACCCATCGCAACATGGAATTCCCTGTTCCACAATATAAATCAACCACAGCAACATGATTTGAAGGTTGTAAAAACTGCTCAGCCAAATCTAGCGATTGGTTGTATAATTCTGGTATAAGCTGCTGAAAAGCAGCAGGCCCATAAATCAACCCGTTATAATCGACAGAACGCGGCTTTCCCCAAATTAAATGCCACCCTGATTTTTCAAAAATCCTTCGACCAGTAGATGGATTCAAATGATACCATAAACCTTCCACCCCAAAACTTTCAAGTTCCTTTACAAGTTGGCAATTTAGCCAATTCACATTGGGCTTTTGCTTTGACTTAATCACAAGCACCACCTGTGCTCCCGACACAACTATGTAAGCCAGTGCAAATGATTGGCTTTTGGGTATTGCCTGCCTAATGGCATTAAGCAAGCCGTTCAACCTAGGAGAATGTATAGGGCAGTAGGGAATAGGAATAAACTCATCGCGTCGCCACATTCCTAGTTGCCACTCAACACCATCGAACCTGGCACTTAAGGTTGTTTTGTCCCTATACCCCCAACAATTTTTATCAGTTACTGAATGAACAGGCTCAACCAAATCGGCCCAATCAGAAAGCTTCCCCCTTACAAACTCAAATTTCTGCAAAAGGCTTTCGGACATAGTCATTTCCCTGTGACTGCACCCCCTGCACTCTGCGACACAACCTTCAGGAATCATTATTTCATAAAGATTTTTCTATCGTGCTTAATCTTATACTTTACTAGAATCAAATAACAAAACCGAGTACAAAAGTATATGAGGCTGTAAAACACGAACATCAATTACTCAATCTCTTTACGGTATTTTGAGAAAACAAATAGCGTTTCACCCAAATTGTCGTATCCATCAAAATACTTTTCATCTTCATGGTCAATCAGCTCCTGACGGAAACCTAAAATAACCAGTCCTGCATACTGCGAACGCTCATTAATAATCTTTTTAGGTGAAACATCGTCCTCATTAACAATTATCTCTATGTTATCGGGCAGTATAGGCAAACGGCCACTAACCATTAGCTCACGCAAACGGCTGCGCTGCTCTTTAACCTGCCCTGGCTTACAAAGGCTAAACACCTTAATGTGCCCCTTGTGCCAAAATGGATGGCTCGAAATAATGAAACTAAGCAGTATCATCAGGTTAGCATTTTCCTCATCGGTCGACTTAATCCAAACATGAATACCATTCTTTGGATATACAGGCCTTCTACTCGAAGCAAGAATACAAACATCGAAATTACCAGCAGTAATCAATTTAAAATTATCAAGTATATCCGATAGGCCCTCCCTGGTTTCCTTATCGTACTCTAAAATCACCATATTATTTTCCATCCCTGCAATACCAGGAATTTGTATAGAGTTTGCAATGGCAGTAGTGTAAGATGGTGAGATTATAGTATCGATATAAACAAAGTTCTCCTCGTTTTCAATATTGCTAAGAATTCGTTTAAGCACGTTACGCGATTCCTCATAAGTTGAGCTAGAGAAATAGCCTTCTATTCTATGCAGGTAGGTTCCAAATCCATAGCGGTAAGCAACCCAGTTGAGTAAGCGGAACGCATTATCGCGTTCAAAGGTGGCATCGGTAATGCAAATGGCACTTGGGCGCCACTCCATAAAGGTTTTG containing:
- a CDS encoding class I SAM-dependent RNA methyltransferase, producing MSESLLQKFEFVRGKLSDWADLVEPVHSVTDKNCWGYRDKTTLSARFDGVEWQLGMWRRDEFIPIPYCPIHSPRLNGLLNAIRQAIPKSQSFALAYIVVSGAQVVLVIKSKQKPNVNWLNCQLVKELESFGVEGLWYHLNPSTGRRIFEKSGWHLIWGKPRSVDYNGLIYGPAAFQQLIPELYNQSLDLAEQFLQPSNHVAVVDLYCGTGNSMLRWVRQGASVIGVELGGEAVECARINVPDATVLRGACRHRVPQVRDWVNEKRMEGKSVVLYVNPPRTGLEVEVLDWIIAEGKPDRIAYLSCSPGTLSKNISYLAQNGYDVVRCIPFDFFPQTHHVETLVLLQKC